A window of the Ruminococcaceae bacterium KH2T8 genome harbors these coding sequences:
- a CDS encoding Fic/DOC family protein gives MTSGYDEDNPYYKVTESGDPAYKRNIWNAAIGLQAVDGLEVSSYLKTLAEDNISGRKTYDQVKDELHKEYGGSDIVQHEADIVAANIAEILELGGFTLSPIALLSIHERLFSDVFDKEIVGKFRKYNITKKEKILFDDSVIYGDWNDIKPSLKFYLEDESEYHYSFPMSDDDIRHLSEFTRNIWQTHPFAEGNTRTTAVFIELYMRSLGFDINNDPFAANSLYFRNALVRACYSNPGYDVHPDYKYLDRFYSNVFSGKDNVLDNSALYINIDHENAEC, from the coding sequence ATGACTTCGGGTTATGATGAAGACAATCCCTATTACAAGGTAACCGAATCCGGTGATCCTGCATATAAGAGGAATATATGGAATGCCGCGATCGGTCTTCAGGCTGTTGATGGTCTGGAGGTTTCCTCGTACCTTAAGACTTTGGCTGAAGATAATATTTCCGGCAGAAAGACCTATGATCAGGTTAAGGATGAGCTTCATAAGGAATACGGTGGTTCAGACATCGTTCAGCACGAGGCGGATATTGTAGCTGCCAATATCGCCGAGATCCTTGAATTAGGCGGATTTACGCTTTCTCCGATTGCTTTACTGTCAATACACGAAAGGCTTTTCTCCGATGTTTTCGATAAGGAAATAGTCGGTAAGTTCCGTAAATATAACATTACGAAGAAAGAAAAGATTCTTTTTGATGATTCCGTTATTTACGGGGATTGGAACGATATAAAGCCTTCGCTTAAGTTTTATCTGGAAGATGAGAGTGAATACCATTATTCGTTTCCGATGTCAGATGATGACATCAGGCATCTTTCTGAGTTTACAAGGAATATCTGGCAGACTCATCCGTTCGCTGAAGGCAATACCAGAACTACAGCTGTGTTTATTGAGCTTTATATGCGAAGTCTCGGGTTCGACATAAATAATGATCCATTTGCTGCTAACAGCTTATATTTCCGAAATGCTCTTGTGCGAGCATGTTACTCTAATCCCGGATATGATGTTCACCCTGACTATAAGTATCTCGATCGTTTTTATTCGAATGTGTTCAGCGGGAAGGATAATGTATTGGATAACTCAGCACTTTATATCAATATTGATCATGAAAATGCCGAATGCTGA